One stretch of Oncorhynchus masou masou isolate Uvic2021 chromosome 9, UVic_Omas_1.1, whole genome shotgun sequence DNA includes these proteins:
- the LOC135545825 gene encoding transmembrane 9 superfamily member 2-like isoform X1 — protein sequence MKTRIDTEFVLVFTLVAFSTCSGFYLPGLAPVSFCEDKGGDDCQTLIQLFVNRLDSVESVLPYEYDVFDFCKDDNERRPSENLGQVLFGERIETSPYKFSFKKDEKCKKLCTKTYVKDKTEDKNMLDFLKRGMQLNYQHHWIVDNMPVTWCYDVEDSQKYCNPGFPIGCLVTTEGRAKDACVINSEFNKKNTFYIFNHVDIKLSYHNGEGEGWRGARLVAATLEPKSINNADADKPTCEGPPMEVPGEFSSDVKITYTYSVSFEENIDIKWASRWDYILVSMPHTNIQWFSIMNSLVIVLFLSGMVAMIMLRTLHKDIARYNQVDQENLTKAPPPQGKSIFYEDAQEESGWKQVHGDVFRPPRKGMLLSVFLGQGTQIFIMTFITLFLACLGFLSPANRGALMTCSVVLWVLLGTPAGYVSARLYKTFGGEKWKTNVLLTALLCPGIVFADFFLMNLILWVEGSSAAIPFGTLVAILALWFGISVPLTFIGAYFGFKRPAIEQPVRTNQIPRQIPEQSFFTKPVPGIVMGGILPFGCIFIQLFFILNSIWSHQMYYMFGFLFLVFIILLITCSEATILLCYFHLCAEDYHWWWRSFLTSGFTAVYLFVYAVHYFFSKLQIVGAASTILYFGYTSIMVLIFFLFTGTIGFFACFWFVNKIYSVVKVD from the exons ATGAAGACGCGGATAGACACTGAATTTGTACTTGTGTTCACGTTAGTTGCCTTTAGTACTTGTTCAGGATTCTACCTTCCGGGTTTAGCCCCAGTGAGTTTTTGTGAAGATAAAGGAGGCGATGATTGTCAG aCTCTCATCCAGCTGTTTGTGAATCGTTTGGACTCAGTGGAATCAGTTCTGCCCTATGAATATGATGT CTTTGACTTCTGCAAAGATGACAACGAGAGGAGACCGTCTGAGAACCTTGGCCAGGTGCTATTTGGTGAGAGAATTGAGACGTCGCCATACAAG TTCTCATTCAAAAAAGATGAGAAATGCAAGAAATTGTGCACCAAAACCTATGTGAAGGATAAAACCGAGGATAAGAACATGCTGGACTTTCTCAAGAGAGGAATGCAGTTGAACTACCAGCACCATTG GATTGTTGACAACATGCCAGTCACCTGGTGCTATGATGTGGAAGACAGTCAGAAATACTGCAATCCTGGATTCCCCATTGGCTGCCTCGTCACCACCGAAGGGCGCGCTAAAGATGCCTGTGTCATCAAT TCCGAGTTCAACAAGAAGAACACATTTTACATCTTCAACCACGTGGATATCAAATTGTCCTACCACaatggggaaggggaggggtggagaggagctCGCCTGGTGGCTGCCACACTGGAGCCCAAGAG TATCAACAATGCTGATGCTGACAAACCGACATGTGAAGGCCCTCCCATGGAGGTTCCTGGAGAGTTTAGCAGTGATGTGAAAATCACCTACACCTACTCTGTCAGCTTCGAG GAAAACATTGACATCAAGTGGGCCTCTAGATGGGACTACATTCTGGTCTCCATGCCTCACACCAACATCCAGTGGTTCAG CATCATGAACTCTCTGGTCATCGTGCTCTTCCTGTCTGGCATGGTGGCTATGATAATGCTGAGGACCCTGCACAAGGACATCGCCAGGTACAACCAGGTGGACCAG GAAAACTTGACAAAGGCTCCACCACCACAAGGAAAATCCATATTCTAT GAGGATGCCCAGGAGGAGTCTGGGTGGAAGCAGGTGCACGGGGATGTGTTTAGGCCTCCCAGGAAGGGCATGCTGCTTTCTGTGTTCCTTGGCCAGGGAACCCAAATCTTCATCATGACCTTCATCACCCTCT TCCTGGCCTGCCTGGGGTTCCTGTCTCCAGCTAACCGAGGGGCTCTGATGACCTGTTCTGTGGTGCTGTGGGTTCTGCTGGGCACCCCTGCAGGATACGTGTCAGCACGCCTCTACAAGA CTTTCGGTGGTGAGAAATGGAAGACAAATGTCCTGTTGACAGCACTGTTGTGTCCAGG GATTGTGTTCGCTGACTTCTTCCTGATGAACTTGATCCTGTGGGTGGAAGGCTCGTCGGCTGCCATCCCCTTCGGCACGCTGGTGGCCATCTTAGCTCTGTGGTTTGGTATCTCCGTGCCCCTCACCTTCATCGGTGCTTACTTCGGCTTCAAGAGACCC GCCATTGAGCAGCCGGTGAGAACCAACCAGATCCCCAGACAAATCCCAGAACAGTCGTTCTTCACCAAGCCTGTCCCCGGCATTGTCATGGGGGGCATCCTGCCCTTCGGCTGCATCTTCATCCAGCTCTTCTTCATCCTCAATAGCATCTG GTCTCACCAGATGTACTACATGTTTGGTTTCCTCTTCCTGGtcttcatcatcctcctcatcacCTGCTCTGAGGCTACCATCCTGCTATGCTACTTCCACTTGTGTGCGGAG GACTACCACTGGTGGTGGCGTTCGTTCCTGACCAGCGGCTTCACGGCCGTCTACCTGTTCGTCTATGCCGTCCACTACTTCTTCTCCAAGCTGCAGATCGTAGGAGCCGCCAGCACCATCCTCTACTTCGGCTACACCTCCATCATGGTGCTCATCTTCTTCCTCTTCACAG GCACAATTGGATTCTTTGCCTGCTTCTGGTTTGTAAATAAAATCTACAGTGTGGTGAAGGTGGACTAA
- the LOC135545827 gene encoding RNA-binding motif protein, X chromosome-like isoform X2 — translation MAEADRPGKLFIGGLDTETDEKALEKYFSKYGRIVEVLLMKDRETNKSRGFAFVTFESPADAKDAAREMNGKSLDGKPIKVEQATKPTFGRGPPPMHPRSRGPPRGLRGSRGAPSGMRGPPSREPFFKGISSRGPPPLKRGPPIRNGGPPPKRHAPSPMGRTPMSRDRDPYGPPPPRRESMSRRDDYPSPRDDYYSTKDSYSSRDYTSSRDTRDYAPPPRDYPQSSSRDDYGSMSRGYSERDGYGGGREPKSYMERPSAAAYREPYGGYGNSRSAPPSRAPQPSYNGSGGSSRYDDYGSSSRDGYGGRESYPSSRSDPYPPSRGERMGRQERGPAPPIERGYPPRDAYSGSSRGAPRGGRGGTRVDRGIARSRY, via the exons ATGGCAGAGGCAGACCGACCAGGGAAGCTATTCATCGGAGGCCTGGACACTGAAACTGACGAAAAGGCTCTTGAGAAGTATTTCAGCAAATATGGCAGAATAGTGGAAG TTCTGTTGATGAAAGATCGGGAAACAAACAAATCAAGAGGTTTTGCTTTTGTGACGTTTGAGAGTCCTGCAGATGCAAAGGATGCTGCACGTGAAATGAATGGGAAG TCGCTTGATGGAAAGCCAATCAAGGTTGAACAAGCTACGAAACCTACTTTTGGACGCGGCCCACCACCCATGCATCCACGTAGCCGTGGTCCCCCTCGAGGCCTTCGAGGATCTAGAGGAGCACCAAGTGGAATGAGGGGTCCACCATCCAGAG AACCCTTTTTCAAAGGGATTTCATCCAGAGGCCCCCCACCACTGAAGAGAGGACCTCCGATTCGTAATGGAGGCCCCCCACCCAAGAGACACGCTCCTTCTCCTATGGGTAGAA CTCCCATGTCCAGGGACAGGGACCCCTATGGCCCACCCCCTCCCCGCAGAGAGTCGATGTCCAGAAGGGATGATTACCCATCACCAAGGGATGACTATTACAGCACAAAGGACAG CTATTCTAGCCGGGACTATACGAGTTCCAGGGATACAAGGGACTACGCACCACCACCAAGGGATTATCCCCAATCCAGTTCCCGTGATGACTATGGATCAATGTCCAGGGGCTACAG TGAGCGTGATGGCTATGGTGGAGGCCGGGAACCCAAAAGCTATATGGAGCGCCCTAGTGCAGCCGCCTATCGAGAGCCCTACGGTGGTTACG GTAACTCACGCAGCGCCCCACCCTCAAGGGCCCCCCAACCATCCTACAATGGCAGTGGCGGAAGCAGTCGCTATGACGACTATGGCAGCAGTTCCCGGGATGGCTATGGCGGTCGTGAAAGTTACCCCAGCAGTCGAAGTGACCCATACCCCCCTAGCCGTGGTGAGCGAATGGGCAGGCAGGAGCGGGGGCCAGCGCCCCCTATCGAGAGAGGCTACCCTCCTCGTGACGCGTACAGTGGCTCAAGTCGTGGAGCACCCCGTGGTGGCCGCGGAGGCACCAGAGTCGATAGAGGCATTGCCCGCAGCAGATACTGA
- the LOC135545827 gene encoding RNA-binding motif protein, X chromosome-like isoform X1, producing the protein MAEADRPGKLFIGGLDTETDEKALEKYFSKYGRIVEVLLMKDRETNKSRGFAFVTFESPADAKDAAREMNGKSLDGKPIKVEQATKPTFGRGPPPMHPRSRGPPRGLRGSRGAPSGMRGPPSRDYYDNIGIVEPFFKGISSRGPPPLKRGPPIRNGGPPPKRHAPSPMGRTPMSRDRDPYGPPPPRRESMSRRDDYPSPRDDYYSTKDSYSSRDYTSSRDTRDYAPPPRDYPQSSSRDDYGSMSRGYSERDGYGGGREPKSYMERPSAAAYREPYGGYGNSRSAPPSRAPQPSYNGSGGSSRYDDYGSSSRDGYGGRESYPSSRSDPYPPSRGERMGRQERGPAPPIERGYPPRDAYSGSSRGAPRGGRGGTRVDRGIARSRY; encoded by the exons ATGGCAGAGGCAGACCGACCAGGGAAGCTATTCATCGGAGGCCTGGACACTGAAACTGACGAAAAGGCTCTTGAGAAGTATTTCAGCAAATATGGCAGAATAGTGGAAG TTCTGTTGATGAAAGATCGGGAAACAAACAAATCAAGAGGTTTTGCTTTTGTGACGTTTGAGAGTCCTGCAGATGCAAAGGATGCTGCACGTGAAATGAATGGGAAG TCGCTTGATGGAAAGCCAATCAAGGTTGAACAAGCTACGAAACCTACTTTTGGACGCGGCCCACCACCCATGCATCCACGTAGCCGTGGTCCCCCTCGAGGCCTTCGAGGATCTAGAGGAGCACCAAGTGGAATGAGGGGTCCACCATCCAGAG ACTACTATGATAACATAGGAATTGTAGAACCCTTTTTCAAAGGGATTTCATCCAGAGGCCCCCCACCACTGAAGAGAGGACCTCCGATTCGTAATGGAGGCCCCCCACCCAAGAGACACGCTCCTTCTCCTATGGGTAGAA CTCCCATGTCCAGGGACAGGGACCCCTATGGCCCACCCCCTCCCCGCAGAGAGTCGATGTCCAGAAGGGATGATTACCCATCACCAAGGGATGACTATTACAGCACAAAGGACAG CTATTCTAGCCGGGACTATACGAGTTCCAGGGATACAAGGGACTACGCACCACCACCAAGGGATTATCCCCAATCCAGTTCCCGTGATGACTATGGATCAATGTCCAGGGGCTACAG TGAGCGTGATGGCTATGGTGGAGGCCGGGAACCCAAAAGCTATATGGAGCGCCCTAGTGCAGCCGCCTATCGAGAGCCCTACGGTGGTTACG GTAACTCACGCAGCGCCCCACCCTCAAGGGCCCCCCAACCATCCTACAATGGCAGTGGCGGAAGCAGTCGCTATGACGACTATGGCAGCAGTTCCCGGGATGGCTATGGCGGTCGTGAAAGTTACCCCAGCAGTCGAAGTGACCCATACCCCCCTAGCCGTGGTGAGCGAATGGGCAGGCAGGAGCGGGGGCCAGCGCCCCCTATCGAGAGAGGCTACCCTCCTCGTGACGCGTACAGTGGCTCAAGTCGTGGAGCACCCCGTGGTGGCCGCGGAGGCACCAGAGTCGATAGAGGCATTGCCCGCAGCAGATACTGA
- the LOC135545825 gene encoding transmembrane 9 superfamily member 2-like isoform X2, which yields MKTRIDTEFVLVFTLVAFSTCSGFYLPGLAPVSFCEDKGGDDCQTLIQLFVNRLDSVESVLPYEYDVFDFCKDDNERRPSENLGQVLFGERIETSPYKFSFKKDEKCKKLCTKTYVKDKTEDKNMLDFLKRGMQLNYQHHWIVDNMPVTWCYDVEDSQKYCNPGFPIGCLVTTEGRAKDACVINSEFNKKNTFYIFNHVDIKLSYHNGEGEGWRGARLVAATLEPKSINNADADKPTCEGPPMEVPGEFSSDVKITYTYSVSFEENIDIKWASRWDYILVSMPHTNIQWFSIMNSLVIVLFLSGMVAMIMLRTLHKDIARYNQVDQEDAQEESGWKQVHGDVFRPPRKGMLLSVFLGQGTQIFIMTFITLFLACLGFLSPANRGALMTCSVVLWVLLGTPAGYVSARLYKTFGGEKWKTNVLLTALLCPGIVFADFFLMNLILWVEGSSAAIPFGTLVAILALWFGISVPLTFIGAYFGFKRPAIEQPVRTNQIPRQIPEQSFFTKPVPGIVMGGILPFGCIFIQLFFILNSIWSHQMYYMFGFLFLVFIILLITCSEATILLCYFHLCAEDYHWWWRSFLTSGFTAVYLFVYAVHYFFSKLQIVGAASTILYFGYTSIMVLIFFLFTGTIGFFACFWFVNKIYSVVKVD from the exons ATGAAGACGCGGATAGACACTGAATTTGTACTTGTGTTCACGTTAGTTGCCTTTAGTACTTGTTCAGGATTCTACCTTCCGGGTTTAGCCCCAGTGAGTTTTTGTGAAGATAAAGGAGGCGATGATTGTCAG aCTCTCATCCAGCTGTTTGTGAATCGTTTGGACTCAGTGGAATCAGTTCTGCCCTATGAATATGATGT CTTTGACTTCTGCAAAGATGACAACGAGAGGAGACCGTCTGAGAACCTTGGCCAGGTGCTATTTGGTGAGAGAATTGAGACGTCGCCATACAAG TTCTCATTCAAAAAAGATGAGAAATGCAAGAAATTGTGCACCAAAACCTATGTGAAGGATAAAACCGAGGATAAGAACATGCTGGACTTTCTCAAGAGAGGAATGCAGTTGAACTACCAGCACCATTG GATTGTTGACAACATGCCAGTCACCTGGTGCTATGATGTGGAAGACAGTCAGAAATACTGCAATCCTGGATTCCCCATTGGCTGCCTCGTCACCACCGAAGGGCGCGCTAAAGATGCCTGTGTCATCAAT TCCGAGTTCAACAAGAAGAACACATTTTACATCTTCAACCACGTGGATATCAAATTGTCCTACCACaatggggaaggggaggggtggagaggagctCGCCTGGTGGCTGCCACACTGGAGCCCAAGAG TATCAACAATGCTGATGCTGACAAACCGACATGTGAAGGCCCTCCCATGGAGGTTCCTGGAGAGTTTAGCAGTGATGTGAAAATCACCTACACCTACTCTGTCAGCTTCGAG GAAAACATTGACATCAAGTGGGCCTCTAGATGGGACTACATTCTGGTCTCCATGCCTCACACCAACATCCAGTGGTTCAG CATCATGAACTCTCTGGTCATCGTGCTCTTCCTGTCTGGCATGGTGGCTATGATAATGCTGAGGACCCTGCACAAGGACATCGCCAGGTACAACCAGGTGGACCAG GAGGATGCCCAGGAGGAGTCTGGGTGGAAGCAGGTGCACGGGGATGTGTTTAGGCCTCCCAGGAAGGGCATGCTGCTTTCTGTGTTCCTTGGCCAGGGAACCCAAATCTTCATCATGACCTTCATCACCCTCT TCCTGGCCTGCCTGGGGTTCCTGTCTCCAGCTAACCGAGGGGCTCTGATGACCTGTTCTGTGGTGCTGTGGGTTCTGCTGGGCACCCCTGCAGGATACGTGTCAGCACGCCTCTACAAGA CTTTCGGTGGTGAGAAATGGAAGACAAATGTCCTGTTGACAGCACTGTTGTGTCCAGG GATTGTGTTCGCTGACTTCTTCCTGATGAACTTGATCCTGTGGGTGGAAGGCTCGTCGGCTGCCATCCCCTTCGGCACGCTGGTGGCCATCTTAGCTCTGTGGTTTGGTATCTCCGTGCCCCTCACCTTCATCGGTGCTTACTTCGGCTTCAAGAGACCC GCCATTGAGCAGCCGGTGAGAACCAACCAGATCCCCAGACAAATCCCAGAACAGTCGTTCTTCACCAAGCCTGTCCCCGGCATTGTCATGGGGGGCATCCTGCCCTTCGGCTGCATCTTCATCCAGCTCTTCTTCATCCTCAATAGCATCTG GTCTCACCAGATGTACTACATGTTTGGTTTCCTCTTCCTGGtcttcatcatcctcctcatcacCTGCTCTGAGGCTACCATCCTGCTATGCTACTTCCACTTGTGTGCGGAG GACTACCACTGGTGGTGGCGTTCGTTCCTGACCAGCGGCTTCACGGCCGTCTACCTGTTCGTCTATGCCGTCCACTACTTCTTCTCCAAGCTGCAGATCGTAGGAGCCGCCAGCACCATCCTCTACTTCGGCTACACCTCCATCATGGTGCTCATCTTCTTCCTCTTCACAG GCACAATTGGATTCTTTGCCTGCTTCTGGTTTGTAAATAAAATCTACAGTGTGGTGAAGGTGGACTAA
- the LOC135545827 gene encoding RNA-binding motif protein, X chromosome-like isoform X3 gives MAEADRPGKLFIGGLDTETDEKALEKYFSKYGRIVEVLLMKDRETNKSRGFAFVTFESPADAKDAAREMNGKSLDGKPIKVEQATKPTFGRGPPPMHPRSRGPPRGLRGSRGAPSGMRGPPSRDYYDNIGIVEPFFKGISSRGPPPLKRGPPIRNGGPPPKRHAPSPMGRTPMSRDRDPYGPPPPRRESMSRRDDYPSPRDDYYSTKDSYSSRDYTSSRDTRDYAPPPRDYPQSSSRDDYGSMSRGYSERDGYGGGREPKSYMERPSAAAYREPYGGYG, from the exons ATGGCAGAGGCAGACCGACCAGGGAAGCTATTCATCGGAGGCCTGGACACTGAAACTGACGAAAAGGCTCTTGAGAAGTATTTCAGCAAATATGGCAGAATAGTGGAAG TTCTGTTGATGAAAGATCGGGAAACAAACAAATCAAGAGGTTTTGCTTTTGTGACGTTTGAGAGTCCTGCAGATGCAAAGGATGCTGCACGTGAAATGAATGGGAAG TCGCTTGATGGAAAGCCAATCAAGGTTGAACAAGCTACGAAACCTACTTTTGGACGCGGCCCACCACCCATGCATCCACGTAGCCGTGGTCCCCCTCGAGGCCTTCGAGGATCTAGAGGAGCACCAAGTGGAATGAGGGGTCCACCATCCAGAG ACTACTATGATAACATAGGAATTGTAGAACCCTTTTTCAAAGGGATTTCATCCAGAGGCCCCCCACCACTGAAGAGAGGACCTCCGATTCGTAATGGAGGCCCCCCACCCAAGAGACACGCTCCTTCTCCTATGGGTAGAA CTCCCATGTCCAGGGACAGGGACCCCTATGGCCCACCCCCTCCCCGCAGAGAGTCGATGTCCAGAAGGGATGATTACCCATCACCAAGGGATGACTATTACAGCACAAAGGACAG CTATTCTAGCCGGGACTATACGAGTTCCAGGGATACAAGGGACTACGCACCACCACCAAGGGATTATCCCCAATCCAGTTCCCGTGATGACTATGGATCAATGTCCAGGGGCTACAG TGAGCGTGATGGCTATGGTGGAGGCCGGGAACCCAAAAGCTATATGGAGCGCCCTAGTGCAGCCGCCTATCGAGAGCCCTACGGTGGTTACG GATGA